Part of the Bacillus sp. THAF10 genome is shown below.
TAAATTTTTGTTAAAATAGTAGAGAGAGAAAAAATAATGATTATTTTAATATTTTTTTTAGGAATATGAAACCTTTCAGGCGAAGGCACGTATTACTAGTCGACCGCCATACAACGGGGGAACGGAATGGAAGAGATAATCAGAAAAAGAATAAAACAGATAAAAAAAGGTGATCAAGACGCGTTTGCGGAGATTGTGGAGCTTTTTAAAGATAAGATTTATCAGTTGGTATACCGGATGATTGGAAACTCCCATGAAGCAGAGGATATTGCACAGGAGGCTTTTATTAGAGCTTATGTAAATATCAATAGCTTTGATGTGAACAGGAAATTTTCTACTTGGTTGTACCGGATCGCAACAAATCTTACCATTGATCGCATTCGCAAGAAGAAGCCGGATTATTATTTAGATGCGGAGGTTGCGGGTACAGAAGGGTTGACCATGTATTCACAAGTAGCGGCAGATGTATCTCTACCAGAGGAAGACGTGGAGAATATGGAGCTGCAGGAGGAAATTCAGCGAAAAATATTGAATTTGCCGGATAAGTACCGTTCTGTGATTGTTCTCAAATACATTGATGAGCTATCACTACTTGAGATTAGTGAGATACTGGAGATCCCGGTTGGTACCGTGAAAACCCGCATACACAGAGGGCGAGAAGCACTTAGGCAGCAGTTGCGCCATGTTTAATTCTGGAGGTGTAATAATTGAAGAAATGTCCGGAACATATCGTCCAGTATATGCATGAATATTTAGATGGTGATTTAGATAAAGAACTTGTACAAGAGTTCAAGACTCATCTCCAAGAATGCAAGGAATGCTATGAGCAGTTTCATGAAATGGAGAAGGCAATAGCCTTGGTACAGAGCACATCTCATATATCAGCACCAAAAGATTTCACGCAAAATGTGATGAATCGCTTACCTAAAGAGAAAAAGACAGTTGGGTGGAAGAGATGGATAAACACGCATCCGATGTTGGTTGCGGCAGCAATTTTCTTTATCTTAATGACAGGAAGCTTGTTTGGCGGCTGGCAGGAGGATAAATTCGCGTTTACTAATCAACCAAATTTGGTAGTTGAAAATAATACCGTCATTGTCCCAAGTGGCGAAGTTGTAGATGGCGATGTGGTTGTGAAAAACGGGAACCTTCGGGTTGAAGGGGAAGTTAGAGGAAATGTGACGGTGATTAATGGAGAAGTAATTCATGGAGAGAATTATCTCGCTTCTGCCGGTCAGGTCACAGGTGAAATTGAAGAGATCAATCAAGTGTTTGAGTGGATTTGGTTTACGATGAAAGATGGCTTTAAAAGCGCGATTGATATTTTTAAAGAATAGGCTTCATAAAGGTGATTGTTGAGTTTTAACAGAGCCAAAGAATAACGAGGGTGTCTGACGTAAAGTCAGGCATCCTTTTCTATATGAAAGGGAAATCTATGACAGAAATCTGGTGAATGTAGGCCTACCGCATATTAAGACAATTTGTGATATAATAGCATGGTTACGGTTATCGTACTAGATAGAAGAATCTTGTACTGTTAAAGGAAGTGTGAGGATGCCTTTTGAAATACCTTTTGGAGACATGCCATATTTAAGTTACTTAGCAAATATTGTAGATATTTTACTCGTATGGTTTGTTATTTATAAGCTTATCATGGTCATCCGCGGTACAAAGGCGGTCCAGCTGTTAAAGGGAATAACAGTGATTGTTGTTGTAAGGATCATAAGCAGCTTTTTGGGCTTAAGCACCTTGCAATGGTTGATGGACCAGGCTTTGACATGGGGGTTCTTGGCAATAATTATTATTTTCCAGCCAGAGCTACGCCGTGCCTTGGAGCAATTGGGCCGAGGAAAGCTGTTCTCAAGGAGCGGCATTGATGATGAAGAGGAACATGCAAAAATGGTAGAGGCGGTCGTGAAATCCGTCCAATACATGGCCAAGCGAAGAATTGGTGCACTTATTTCTATTGAAAGAGAAACAGGGATGGGCGATTACATAGAAACGGGCATTCCGTTACATGCAAAAGTATCATCTGAGCTTCTCATTAATATTTTTATCCCTAATACACCACTTCATGATGGTGCTGTTATTTTGCAAAAAAGTCAGGTGTCTGCAGCAGCATGTTATTTGCCGCTCTCAGAAAGCCCTTTTATCTCAAAGGAGCTTGGAACAAGGCATCGGGCAGCATTGGGGATAAGTGAAGTAACAGATAGTATCACAATTGTAGTTTCAGAGGAAACAGGAAATATTTCTGTGACCAAAAACGGCGAGTTACACCGTGATTTGGAACCTGATCTATTCAGTGATTTGTTGATGAAAGAATTGGATTCTAGTATCAAAACGACTTCAACAACGCGCTGGCAGTGGAGGGGGAAAAAGGATGGATAAGTTTATTAACAATCGTTGGGTGATGAAAATTATTGCCTTGCTTTTGGCATTTATGCTCTACATGTCTGTGAGTATAGAAAATACATCCACGCAGCAGCGGGAAACCACTAGCCCTCCACCGTTTTCTGGGTCCAATGATGCAGCAACAGTAACTGATGTACCAGTGGAAACCATTTATGATAGAGACAACTTTGTTGTTTCAGGTATTCCACAAGCTGTTAAAGTAACATTAGAAGGACCAACCGCGTCTGTGAAGCCAGCTGCGCTTCAAAAGGACTTTGAGGTGTTTGCAGATTTGTCTGAGCTTGGCGTGGGGACTCATCAGGTGCCCCTGCAATATCGTAATTTATCTGAAAAGCTTGAGGTAAACATTGAGCCATCTGAGGCAAGTGTGACGATACATGAAAGAATCACAAAGGACTTCCCTGTGGATGTTGATTTTATCAATCAAGGGCAAATGGAAAATGGCTATCAGGCAGAAAAACCTATCGTGAAACCGAATATTGTAAAAGTAACCGGTGCTCGTGAATTGATAGATAGTATCGCTCTTGTAAAGGCGCGTGTCGATCTGAAGGATGCCAATGAATCCATTGAACAGCAATCTAAAGTAACCGTCTATGATAGGGAAGGGAATGCCCTGAATGTAGAAGTCGAGCCTGCGGTGGTGGATGTGAGTGTTCCTGTTACAAGTCCAAACAAATCAATTCCACTGAGAATTAACAGAAAAGGCTCCTTAAAGGAAAACTTGAGCATTACGAATGTCACTGCAGAACCAAATGAGGTCACGATTTATGGACCGAAAGATGTTTTGGATGAGATAGATTTTATTGATAAAGTTGATTTAGACTTAACGAAGATTACCGAAAGCACCACAGTGGAGGTAGATGTCCCTGTTCCGGATGGAGTGAAACGGGTCGTACCAGAGAAGGTCAAAATCAAAGTCGAAGTAGAAAAAGAAGAGCAAGTCACCTTTACGAATGTGCCAATTAACAATATCGGCCTATCAGAAGGTCTGGAAATGGAGTTTGTTGATCCAGAAACAGGCTTAATGGATTTAACGGTTCTCGGATCTCCCAGTGTTTTAGAAAAAATCACAAGTGAAGACATGGAAATGTTTGTCAATATCACCGATTTAAAAGCAGGAGAGCACGAGGTTCCGATTGAAATAAATGGTCCACAAAATGTCTCATGGGATTTACCAAAACGAAATGTCAAGATCAGACTGATAGATACGAACGAAGAAGATACTAATGAAGAGTAGTGAAGGAGAGATTTATTTATGGGTAAGTATTTTGGAACGGATGGAGTACGTGGAGTTGCAAACACGGAGCTAACACCAGAATTAGCGTTTAGAGTAGGCCGTTTTGGTGGTTATGTGTTAACAAAGGATCAAACTCGTCCTAAAGTGTTAATCGGGCGTGATACTCGTATTTCTGGACATATGCTTGAAGGTGCGCTTGTTGCTGGACTTCTCTCCATAGGTGCAGAAGTCATGCGACTTGGCGTTATCTCTACACCAGGAGTTGCCTATTTGACAAAGGCTCTTGGCGCGCAAGCGGGCGTGATGATCTCTGCTTCCCACAATCCTGTGCCAGATAACGGCATTAAGTTCTTCGGTCCAGACGGCTTTAAGCTTTCTGATGAACAAGAAGCAGAAATTGAAGCATTAATGGATGAAGCAACAGATTCCCTACCACGCCCAGTCGGAGCGGATCTTGGACAAGTGAACGACTACTTCGAGGGTGGCCAAAAGTACCTTCAGTTCTTAAAACAAACAGTAGATGAAGACTTTACTGGCATACATATTGCCCTGGATTGCGCACATGGTGCAACATCCTCTCATGCGACACATCTTTTTGCCGACTTAGACGCGGATATCTCCACAATGGGTTCCTCGCCAAACGGCTTGAACATCAATGAAGGTGTAGGCTCCACTCACCCGGAGGCGCTAGCTGAATTTGTCCTTGAAAAAGGGGCCGATATTGGTCTTGCGTTTGATGGGGATGGCGACCGAATCATCGCTGTGGATGAGAAAGGCCATATCGTTGATGGTGACCAAATTATGTTCATTTGCGCAAAATACTTAAGTGAACAAGGCCGCCTACGTCACAACACAGTCGTATCTACGGTCATGAGTAACCTTGGTTTCTATAAAGCGCTTGAAGCAAGCAACGTGGAAACAAAGCAAACGGCTGTTGGCGACCGCTATGTGGTAGAAGAAATGAAAAATGGCAACTACTTGCTTGGTGGCGAACAATCCGGACACATTATCTTCCTTGACTACAACACAACTGGTGACGGCATGCTAACAGGCCTTCAGCTTGTGAACATCATGAAGTTAACGAAGAAGAGCCTGTCTGAGCTAGCGAGTGAGATGCAAAAGTTCCCGCAATTACTTGTGAATGTCAAAGTAACAGACAAGCATGGTGTGACGGACAATGAAAAAGTGAAATCTGTTATTGAAGAAGTGGAAGCGGAAATGAACGGCAATGGCCGTATCCTTGTTCGTCCTTCTGGTACCGAGCCACTAGTTCGTGTTATGGCAGAAGCACCAACACAAGAGCTTTGTGCGGAATACGTGGAAAGAATCGTTGCAGTCGTACGTGCAGAAATGGGAATGGAATAAAGGTAAGGCAAAATGCGGAAGATATGCATACATCGCACGATTGTTGCGGTGTTTGCATATCTTTTATTATATTTACGTTCTTTGTTGAGGTTGGTTGGTGTATTTTTTTGGTAGCTTGGATTGGTATGTGCAGGGATTTTGCTACTTTTGGTGTTAATTTTGCAAAGTGCGTGGTGGATTTTGCTACTTGGACCAATTTTTTTGCCAAGTTTTCATTTATTTTGCCACTTCCACTAATAATTTTGCCATTCGACAAATCTCAGCAAAATTCCCCAGGAAATTCCCGCACCCCAACACCGAGAAATCCCAAACAATCCCATAATACCACAAATTAATTGACGAAACTCAACATGGAAGGTAAGATATTATTTGTTGTTAATAAAATGGGAAGGAGTACTAATCAATCCACAAAACAACAAAACTTAAAGCGCCTGAACTAAGCAACGGACGACACTATGCTTAGTTGACGAGGAGGAGGTTTATCGATCTATCGGCGGATGCCTCCCGGTTGCCACTCACAACCGATACAGTAACAGTTCAAAGCATAAAGGCAACTTTATGTACAAAAACTGATACTATGAGGACAAAAAACAAAACGTAATGTGGGGGCAGGAACACGTCCCCAAATAGATGTGCTTTCTTGTCCCTGCAACCCTAGGGAGGATTATTAACTATGTGCGGAATCGTAGGTTATATCGGAACACAAGATACAAAAGAAATTTTGTTAAGAGGACTAGAAAAGCTTGAATATCGCGGCTATGACTCAGCTGGTATTGCAGTAATGAACGAAAATGGCGTCCACGTATTCAAGGAAAAAGGCCGTATTGCAGACCTTCGCGACGTGGTGGACCATGATGTAGCTGCCTCAACAGGAATCGGTCACACACGCTGGGCAACGCATGGTGTGCCAAGCAAAGTCAATGCGCATCCTCATCAAAGTACATCTGGTCGTTTTACGCTCGTACACAACGGTGTAATCGAGAACTATTCACAACTGAAGCGTGAATACCTACAAGGCGTAGAGCTTGTAAGTGAAACAGACACAGAAATTGTGGTACAAATCATCGAGAAGTTTGCTAACGAAGGCCAGCATGTGGAGGAAGCATTGCGCAACACACTTGCTATTCTAAAAGGGTCTTACGCAATTGCTCTACTAGACAACGAAGATGCTGACACAATTTATGTTGGAAAAAATAAAAGCCCATTACTTGTTGGCGTAGGGAAAGGCGACTTCAACGTCGTGGCGAGTGACGCAATGGCGATGATTCAAGTAACCGACCAGTTCGTTGAGCTAATGGACAAAGAAATGGTAATCGTGAAAAAAGAATCGGTTACCATCAAAAAGCTTAACGGAGAAATCGTGGAGCGCGCGCCATACACAGCAGAGCTTGACGCAAGCGATATCGAAAAAGGCACATACCCACATTACATGTTAAAAGAAATCGATGAGCAACCACTAGTAATCCGTAAGCTCATCCAAAAATACCAAAACCAAACGGGCGACCTAACGATTGACGCGGACATTATCAACGCCGTAAAACAATCTGACCGCCTTTACATCGTTGCAGCAGGAACAAGCTACCATGCAGGTCTTGTTGGAGCGCAAATGATCGAAAAGCTTGCAAAAGTACCTGTAGAAGTACACGTAGCAAGTGAATTCAACTACAACATGCCAATTCTGTCTGAAAACCCACTATTCATCTTCATTTCGCAAAGTGGGGAAACAGCGGACAGCCGTGCAGTACTTGTTCAAGTAAAAGAACTAGGTCACCCAGCACTAACGATCACAAACGTACAAGGATCCACGCTATCTCGTGAAGCAGACTACACACTTCTTCTTCACGCTGGCCCAGAAATTGCCGTTGCTTCCACAAAAGCATACACAGCCCAGCTTGGCGTGCTATCTATCTTTGCAGCTGTGCTAGCAGAAGCAAAAGGCTACAACCTAGAATTTGACCTTGTTCAAGACCTTGGTATCGTAGCAAACGCAATGGAAGTACTATGTAATGCAAAAGAAGAGCTAGAAGACATCGCTCGCAAATTCTTGTCTACTACAAGAAACTGCTTCTTCATCGGCCGTACTATGGACTACTATGTTGGCCTTGAAGGTGCCCTGAAGCTAAAAGAAATCTCCTACATCCAAGCAGAAGGATTTGCTGGAGGAGAACTAAAACACGGAACCATCGCCCTCATCGAAAATGGTACACCAGTTATCGCCATCTCTACGCAAGAACACGTAGACCTAAGCATCCGCGGTAACGTCAAAGAGGTAGTAGCACGCGGTGCCAACCCTTGTATCATCTCCATGAAAGGCCTAGAAACAGAAGAAGACAGCTTCGTTGTACCACAAGTAAACGAACTGCTATCTCCACTAGTTTCTGTAATTCCGTTACAGCTGATCTCTTACTACGCAGCCCTTCACAGAGATTGTGATGTAGATAAGCCACGTAACTTGGCGAAGAGTGTGACGGTGGAATAATTTTAAAAAAGAATCAAACATTTTTTCAAACCCCTGCTTAATGCAGGGGTTTTTATTTTTGTCTTATAGTCTTTATTGTTCTTCAACAAAGTATGCGATAGGGAACGGTAAAGCCTGTATCTAATTAATCTAAGCGGACAATAGAGTTGGTTTAGATGGAGAGGCTGTGCTTTGCAAGGATATAAATGGGGGATAATTTTTGGGTGTATATTGCCTAAAACGTTGATTGCCAATGTGGATTGGATGGATGAAGCTAGATTTCTTAGGACAAGACCAAAAGGGG
Proteins encoded:
- the sigW gene encoding RNA polymerase sigma factor SigW is translated as MEEIIRKRIKQIKKGDQDAFAEIVELFKDKIYQLVYRMIGNSHEAEDIAQEAFIRAYVNINSFDVNRKFSTWLYRIATNLTIDRIRKKKPDYYLDAEVAGTEGLTMYSQVAADVSLPEEDVENMELQEEIQRKILNLPDKYRSVIVLKYIDELSLLEISEILEIPVGTVKTRIHRGREALRQQLRHV
- a CDS encoding anti-sigma factor; translation: MKKCPEHIVQYMHEYLDGDLDKELVQEFKTHLQECKECYEQFHEMEKAIALVQSTSHISAPKDFTQNVMNRLPKEKKTVGWKRWINTHPMLVAAAIFFILMTGSLFGGWQEDKFAFTNQPNLVVENNTVIVPSGEVVDGDVVVKNGNLRVEGEVRGNVTVINGEVIHGENYLASAGQVTGEIEEINQVFEWIWFTMKDGFKSAIDIFKE
- the cdaA gene encoding diadenylate cyclase CdaA translates to MPFGDMPYLSYLANIVDILLVWFVIYKLIMVIRGTKAVQLLKGITVIVVVRIISSFLGLSTLQWLMDQALTWGFLAIIIIFQPELRRALEQLGRGKLFSRSGIDDEEEHAKMVEAVVKSVQYMAKRRIGALISIERETGMGDYIETGIPLHAKVSSELLINIFIPNTPLHDGAVILQKSQVSAAACYLPLSESPFISKELGTRHRAALGISEVTDSITIVVSEETGNISVTKNGELHRDLEPDLFSDLLMKELDSSIKTTSTTRWQWRGKKDG
- a CDS encoding YbbR-like domain-containing protein, which translates into the protein MDKFINNRWVMKIIALLLAFMLYMSVSIENTSTQQRETTSPPPFSGSNDAATVTDVPVETIYDRDNFVVSGIPQAVKVTLEGPTASVKPAALQKDFEVFADLSELGVGTHQVPLQYRNLSEKLEVNIEPSEASVTIHERITKDFPVDVDFINQGQMENGYQAEKPIVKPNIVKVTGARELIDSIALVKARVDLKDANESIEQQSKVTVYDREGNALNVEVEPAVVDVSVPVTSPNKSIPLRINRKGSLKENLSITNVTAEPNEVTIYGPKDVLDEIDFIDKVDLDLTKITESTTVEVDVPVPDGVKRVVPEKVKIKVEVEKEEQVTFTNVPINNIGLSEGLEMEFVDPETGLMDLTVLGSPSVLEKITSEDMEMFVNITDLKAGEHEVPIEINGPQNVSWDLPKRNVKIRLIDTNEEDTNEE
- the glmM gene encoding phosphoglucosamine mutase encodes the protein MGKYFGTDGVRGVANTELTPELAFRVGRFGGYVLTKDQTRPKVLIGRDTRISGHMLEGALVAGLLSIGAEVMRLGVISTPGVAYLTKALGAQAGVMISASHNPVPDNGIKFFGPDGFKLSDEQEAEIEALMDEATDSLPRPVGADLGQVNDYFEGGQKYLQFLKQTVDEDFTGIHIALDCAHGATSSHATHLFADLDADISTMGSSPNGLNINEGVGSTHPEALAEFVLEKGADIGLAFDGDGDRIIAVDEKGHIVDGDQIMFICAKYLSEQGRLRHNTVVSTVMSNLGFYKALEASNVETKQTAVGDRYVVEEMKNGNYLLGGEQSGHIIFLDYNTTGDGMLTGLQLVNIMKLTKKSLSELASEMQKFPQLLVNVKVTDKHGVTDNEKVKSVIEEVEAEMNGNGRILVRPSGTEPLVRVMAEAPTQELCAEYVERIVAVVRAEMGME
- the glmS gene encoding glutamine--fructose-6-phosphate transaminase (isomerizing), which gives rise to MCGIVGYIGTQDTKEILLRGLEKLEYRGYDSAGIAVMNENGVHVFKEKGRIADLRDVVDHDVAASTGIGHTRWATHGVPSKVNAHPHQSTSGRFTLVHNGVIENYSQLKREYLQGVELVSETDTEIVVQIIEKFANEGQHVEEALRNTLAILKGSYAIALLDNEDADTIYVGKNKSPLLVGVGKGDFNVVASDAMAMIQVTDQFVELMDKEMVIVKKESVTIKKLNGEIVERAPYTAELDASDIEKGTYPHYMLKEIDEQPLVIRKLIQKYQNQTGDLTIDADIINAVKQSDRLYIVAAGTSYHAGLVGAQMIEKLAKVPVEVHVASEFNYNMPILSENPLFIFISQSGETADSRAVLVQVKELGHPALTITNVQGSTLSREADYTLLLHAGPEIAVASTKAYTAQLGVLSIFAAVLAEAKGYNLEFDLVQDLGIVANAMEVLCNAKEELEDIARKFLSTTRNCFFIGRTMDYYVGLEGALKLKEISYIQAEGFAGGELKHGTIALIENGTPVIAISTQEHVDLSIRGNVKEVVARGANPCIISMKGLETEEDSFVVPQVNELLSPLVSVIPLQLISYYAALHRDCDVDKPRNLAKSVTVE